From a region of the Microcoleus sp. AS-A8 genome:
- the apcB gene encoding allophycocyanin subunit beta, with protein sequence MRDAVTSLIRRYDGTGRYLDRNAIDSLKSYFETGTGRIAAAAVINGNAAAIVKQAGSQLFDELPELIRPGGNAYTTRRYAACLRDMDYYLRYASYALVAGDMNVLDERVLQGLRETYNSLGVPIAPTVRGVQLMKDIVKDMAAEAGVQNTGFIDQPFDHLTRELSEQDL encoded by the coding sequence ATGCGGGATGCAGTCACAAGCCTGATTAGGAGGTATGACGGCACAGGTCGTTACCTGGATCGGAATGCGATTGATTCACTCAAGTCCTACTTTGAAACCGGTACGGGACGGATTGCGGCAGCAGCGGTAATTAATGGCAATGCGGCAGCGATTGTCAAACAGGCCGGCTCACAGTTATTTGATGAATTGCCCGAACTGATCCGTCCTGGTGGAAATGCCTATACGACTCGTCGCTATGCGGCTTGTTTGCGGGACATGGACTATTACTTGCGCTATGCCAGTTATGCCTTAGTGGCGGGTGACATGAATGTGTTAGATGAGCGGGTGCTGCAAGGGTTGCGGGAAACCTACAACTCTTTGGGAGTGCCCATTGCTCCAACCGTTCGCGGTGTTCAGCTCATGAAAGACATTGTTAAGGACATGGCAGCGGAAGCTGGGGTGCAAAATACTGGGTTTATCGATCAGCCGTTTGACCACCTGACTCGCGAGTTGAGCGAACAGGATCTCTAG
- a CDS encoding tetratricopeptide repeat protein → MQLKSMGLIAVVTLLAGISTPVSALTVNRHTPQAQQTELLAMSGPQLAQTQSAEFEQWFNQGSSLLKQETYAEALKAFAQAIRLNPNSAEAWEGQGAALYGLEQYQEASVAFQKAVELDPKFIAAWVELGNALDDAGQPVEALKAYDEALRLDPNDESAWYNRGVTLGRLERYEESVAAYDQAVRINPNDESAWYNRGNDLAKLKRYEDAIASYDRAIEINSKIEKVWFNRGIALANLQRYQDAIASFNEALRINPNNARARENRDLLQQQVGQHSESEVV, encoded by the coding sequence ATGCAACTCAAGTCAATGGGATTGATAGCAGTGGTTACGCTATTGGCGGGTATCTCGACCCCAGTTTCAGCCCTGACAGTCAACAGACATACCCCACAAGCGCAACAAACGGAACTTTTGGCAATGTCTGGCCCCCAGTTGGCACAAACCCAATCCGCTGAGTTTGAGCAGTGGTTTAACCAGGGGAGTTCCCTTTTAAAACAGGAAACCTATGCAGAAGCCCTGAAAGCCTTTGCACAAGCCATCCGGCTCAATCCCAATAGTGCTGAGGCGTGGGAAGGGCAAGGCGCGGCGCTGTATGGGTTAGAGCAGTATCAAGAGGCGAGTGTGGCTTTTCAAAAAGCCGTTGAACTCGATCCTAAGTTTATTGCAGCTTGGGTGGAACTGGGTAATGCGCTTGATGATGCAGGTCAGCCAGTGGAGGCGCTGAAAGCCTATGACGAAGCGCTGCGACTCGACCCCAACGACGAGAGTGCTTGGTACAATCGGGGAGTAACGCTGGGACGTTTAGAACGCTACGAAGAGTCTGTGGCGGCCTATGACCAAGCGGTTCGCATCAACCCCAACGATGAGAGTGCTTGGTACAATCGCGGCAATGACTTGGCGAAGTTGAAACGCTACGAAGACGCGATCGCTTCTTATGACCGGGCGATTGAAATCAATTCTAAGATTGAGAAAGTTTGGTTTAATCGGGGAATTGCCCTGGCAAATTTGCAACGGTATCAGGATGCGATCGCGTCTTTTAATGAAGCCTTGCGAATTAACCCCAATAATGCTAGAGCGAGAGAGAATCGCGATCTGTTGCAGCAACAGGTCGGACAACATTCAGAATCTGAAGTCGTTTAA